In one window of Fictibacillus phosphorivorans DNA:
- the kdpDN gene encoding KdpD-like non-kinase potassium sensor (KdpDN resembles contains the N-terminal sensor region of KdpD but lacks the C-terminal histidine kinase region.), which yields MYDEYPHLKRKTPEEFLQEIYQDEKGKLKLFVGAAPGVGKSYRILLEAHDIKKQGVDIVIGLIETHGRKETADRIKNLEIIPKKIIEYKDKKLEELNVEMIIERRPDVVIIDELAHTNVPGSKNKKRYMDVEEILDAGINVVSAVNIQHIESVHDIVQHITGVAVRERIPDRILEIAHEVILIDVTPEMLRQRLIEGKIYAQEKIDQALNNFFTKNNLGALRELSLREIADDVDEKLLKSDIVFTDSGPTGVAEKILVCVQYGPSAEKLIRRGWRIANRLNAELYVLNVWIDHRGNISQEQRKRIRVWKKLAVEFNAKFILERFRQRKIPQVITDVAKEHHITQIILGQSARTRWEEIIKGSIVNSIMRNSKNIDIHIVSEEQS from the coding sequence ATGTATGATGAATACCCTCATCTTAAAAGGAAAACGCCTGAAGAATTTCTACAGGAAATCTATCAAGATGAAAAGGGAAAGTTAAAGCTGTTTGTTGGAGCAGCACCAGGTGTAGGTAAATCGTATAGAATCCTTTTAGAAGCTCATGATATAAAAAAACAAGGAGTCGACATCGTAATCGGCTTAATTGAAACCCATGGAAGAAAAGAAACAGCAGATAGAATTAAAAATCTTGAAATCATTCCTAAAAAAATCATTGAATACAAAGATAAAAAACTAGAAGAGTTAAATGTAGAAATGATCATTGAACGTCGACCAGATGTGGTGATAATTGATGAATTGGCACATACCAATGTTCCGGGTTCAAAAAACAAAAAGCGATACATGGATGTTGAAGAAATACTTGATGCCGGAATCAATGTTGTATCAGCAGTAAACATCCAACATATTGAAAGTGTTCATGATATTGTTCAGCATATTACAGGTGTAGCAGTTCGCGAACGAATACCTGATAGGATTCTAGAAATTGCACATGAAGTAATCTTAATTGACGTGACACCAGAAATGCTAAGGCAACGTTTAATAGAAGGTAAAATTTATGCGCAGGAAAAAATAGACCAAGCATTGAACAACTTTTTTACAAAAAACAATTTAGGTGCACTGCGTGAATTATCTCTCCGTGAAATTGCAGATGATGTAGATGAAAAGCTCTTAAAATCCGATATCGTCTTTACCGATAGTGGTCCAACAGGTGTGGCAGAAAAAATTTTAGTCTGTGTACAATATGGTCCAAGTGCAGAAAAGCTGATCCGAAGAGGCTGGCGAATAGCCAATCGTTTAAATGCGGAATTATATGTATTGAATGTTTGGATCGATCACAGAGGGAACATTTCTCAAGAACAGCGAAAAAGAATCAGAGTCTGGAAAAAACTTGCTGTAGAATTTAACGCTAAATTTATTCTAGAAAGATTCAGACAAAGAAAAATACCACAAGTTATTACAGATGTCGCAAAAGAACATCATATTACTCAGATTATTTTAGGCCAATCGGCAAGAACGAGGTGGGAAGAGATTATAAAGGGTTCTATTGTCAACAGTATAATGAGAAATTCAAAAAACATAGACATACACATCGTTTCTGAAGAACAGTCATAA
- a CDS encoding response regulator transcription factor, translating into MKSILVVEDEVTISRVLSVYLKHENFDVVQAFDGKTALHQFKETSFNLVLLDVMLPDQDGWSILQEIRRNSSCPVIMLTALGDIDYRLKGLNQGADDYIAKPFIGEEVIARVHAVLRRSTNVLETENTKQYGSLSINFDSHSVKINGEPIILTPKDTSLLLFLANHPNRTYTREILIEQIWGLDYYGSERAVDLSIKRVRQALAAWPDTQGEIRTLRGLGYQFCVYE; encoded by the coding sequence ATGAAAAGTATATTAGTAGTAGAAGACGAAGTAACCATATCGAGAGTTCTAAGTGTTTATTTAAAACACGAAAACTTTGATGTTGTTCAAGCATTTGACGGTAAGACCGCACTTCACCAGTTCAAAGAAACTTCCTTTAACCTAGTATTGCTTGATGTAATGCTTCCCGATCAGGATGGGTGGTCAATCCTTCAAGAGATTCGTCGAAATAGTTCATGCCCTGTTATCATGCTCACAGCCTTAGGAGACATCGATTATCGCTTGAAAGGATTAAATCAAGGAGCAGATGACTACATAGCAAAGCCCTTTATCGGCGAAGAAGTTATTGCGAGAGTCCATGCAGTCCTTCGTCGATCTACGAATGTACTAGAAACCGAGAACACAAAACAATATGGAAGTCTGAGCATCAACTTCGACTCTCATTCTGTAAAAATAAATGGTGAGCCTATCATTCTAACACCAAAAGACACCTCCTTATTGCTCTTTTTGGCCAATCATCCAAACCGCACCTACACAAGAGAGATATTAATTGAACAAATATGGGGCTTAGATTATTATGGCAGCGAACGTGCTGTAGACTTATCGATCAAACGAGTTCGTCAAGCACTTGCTGCATGGCCAGACACACAAGGAGAAATCCGAACACTTAGAGGACTGGGGTATCAATTCTGTGTATACGAATAA
- the kdpC gene encoding potassium-transporting ATPase subunit KdpC: MLRLSLALMVICGLLYPVVVTGIAQVVMPKEADGSLIYNEDKEVIGSELIGQTFTKTEYFSGRVSSIEYDAAGSGSPNYAPSNGDMMKRMKESIAVWEKANPAVPVNELPIDLITNSGSGLDPHITPEAADVQVPRIAEETGINEEKLKKMIKENTQARELGLFGEPRVNVLTLNIALEKLLK, encoded by the coding sequence ATGCTACGACTTTCCCTCGCATTAATGGTAATATGTGGTCTTTTATATCCTGTGGTTGTCACAGGAATTGCACAAGTCGTTATGCCAAAGGAAGCGGATGGGAGTTTAATCTATAATGAAGATAAAGAAGTAATAGGTTCTGAACTTATTGGTCAAACGTTTACAAAAACCGAATACTTCAGCGGGCGTGTTTCTAGTATTGAGTACGACGCGGCAGGTTCTGGGAGTCCAAACTATGCACCTTCAAATGGAGATATGATGAAACGAATGAAAGAAAGCATAGCTGTATGGGAAAAGGCTAACCCAGCTGTACCTGTTAACGAGCTTCCGATCGATTTGATCACAAACTCCGGGTCCGGACTCGATCCGCATATTACTCCTGAAGCTGCTGATGTACAGGTTCCAAGAATTGCAGAAGAAACAGGAATAAATGAAGAAAAACTAAAAAAAATGATTAAAGAAAATACTCAAGCAAGAGAGCTTGGTCTGTTTGGTGAACCTCGCGTGAATGTACTGACACTTAATATTGCTTTAGAGAAGTTGTTAAAATAG
- a CDS encoding CBS domain-containing protein codes for MNIAFFLLPKKEVICLHAESTIRQAMEKMEYHRYTAVPVIDEKGHYIKTITEGDLLWKIKNTEGLSFQNSEHHYIKDIMVNRDYQPVHIDAEMEDLMSLVAVQNFVPVVDDNEVFIGIIRRMDIIHYLSK; via the coding sequence ATGAATATTGCATTCTTTCTTCTTCCAAAGAAAGAAGTGATCTGTTTACATGCAGAATCAACCATTCGCCAGGCTATGGAAAAGATGGAGTATCACAGATACACCGCTGTACCTGTAATTGATGAAAAGGGACATTATATAAAAACGATCACAGAGGGTGACCTTTTATGGAAAATTAAAAACACAGAAGGTCTTTCTTTTCAAAATAGTGAGCATCATTATATTAAGGACATTATGGTAAACAGGGACTATCAGCCTGTTCATATTGATGCTGAGATGGAAGACTTAATGTCGCTTGTTGCAGTTCAAAACTTCGTACCAGTTGTGGATGACAACGAAGTATTTATCGGTATCATACGTAGAATGGACATCATTCATTATTTGAGTAAGTAA
- a CDS encoding sensor histidine kinase: MWWIRHTALENRLTLMEYMAADTADRIESGDRKNDLGRFNRKLDNHAETLQMEKPPELYITDLNGNILNLKSIKKGPDANKPTLKLNAIPVEIVNSEKTTNKFKVNGKSAYAVKKPLIYAGVQAGWVIIIQSASNLSDVDQGYRLPIFLLISLGLLGWLIIYILLKKILKPIQDVAHAASQIKDGNYDIQLATDAKEQEIYDLLTSFEQMSTKLKHLEKLRAELLAGVTHDLKTPVTSISGLVQAVKDGIVSGDEKEEFLQITMKEIYRLQRMIEDLLDYNSLSAGAFTMRNETCNMNELVQDIVHQWSMTKNKEVMCKAIVPESFIYREVDPLRLQQIIINLLNNAYQALGDEKMISIVLYENRIEVTDTGSGIPENEQPYIFERFFRGEKKKLKVRGLGLGLPFSKMLAKALGADLVLKKSSTAGSTFLIEWKK; the protein is encoded by the coding sequence TTGTGGTGGATACGGCATACGGCTTTAGAAAATCGTTTAACACTCATGGAATACATGGCAGCTGATACAGCGGATCGTATTGAATCCGGAGACAGAAAGAATGATTTAGGTCGGTTCAATCGTAAACTAGATAATCACGCAGAAACACTGCAGATGGAAAAGCCACCTGAACTATATATTACGGATTTGAATGGTAACATTCTTAATCTAAAATCTATAAAAAAGGGTCCAGATGCAAATAAACCTACATTAAAATTGAATGCTATCCCGGTTGAAATAGTAAACAGTGAAAAAACAACTAACAAATTTAAAGTGAATGGCAAGTCTGCCTATGCAGTCAAAAAACCTTTAATATACGCTGGAGTCCAAGCAGGTTGGGTAATTATCATACAATCTGCCTCAAACCTCTCAGATGTGGATCAAGGTTATCGTCTTCCTATCTTCCTATTGATAAGCCTTGGTCTTCTCGGATGGTTGATCATCTATATTCTATTAAAAAAGATTCTAAAACCCATCCAAGATGTGGCACATGCTGCTTCTCAGATTAAAGATGGAAATTACGACATTCAATTAGCTACAGATGCTAAAGAACAAGAAATTTATGATCTTTTAACTTCCTTTGAACAGATGAGTACGAAGTTGAAGCATTTAGAAAAGCTCCGAGCAGAATTACTGGCAGGAGTTACACATGACTTAAAAACACCTGTTACGTCTATTAGTGGTCTCGTGCAAGCTGTTAAAGACGGAATTGTTTCAGGAGATGAAAAAGAAGAATTTCTGCAGATTACAATGAAGGAAATTTATAGATTGCAAAGGATGATTGAAGATTTATTAGATTATAACTCTCTTTCCGCCGGAGCTTTTACAATGCGTAATGAAACATGCAACATGAACGAGCTTGTTCAAGATATCGTTCACCAATGGAGTATGACCAAGAACAAAGAAGTTATGTGTAAGGCTATTGTTCCAGAAAGCTTCATATATAGAGAAGTTGATCCACTTCGTTTACAGCAGATCATCATTAACCTCTTAAACAATGCTTATCAAGCTTTAGGAGATGAAAAAATGATCAGCATTGTCTTGTACGAAAATAGGATTGAAGTGACAGACACAGGGTCAGGGATTCCCGAAAATGAACAGCCCTATATTTTTGAACGGTTTTTTCGTGGTGAAAAGAAAAAGTTAAAAGTGCGCGGCCTTGGCCTTGGACTACCATTTAGTAAAATGCTGGCAAAAGCGTTAGGTGCAGATTTAGTTCTCAAAAAAAGTTCCACTGCTGGAAGCACTTTTTTAATAGAATGGAAAAAATAA
- the kdpB gene encoding potassium-transporting ATPase subunit KdpB, translating to MKKNREEVQMNKTMMNKEIVNQAIKESFIKLDPRIMIKNPIMFVVEIGFVITLLLTFLGDQTQVAFNIAVTMILFITLLFANFAEAIAEGRGKAQADSLKKTKKEVYANLVLENGKNKRVSSADLRKGDIVVVKQGEMIPGDGEVIQGLASVDESAITGESAPVIKEAGGDFNSVTGGTRVVSDEIKVRITADPGESFLDRMISLVEGAKRQKTPNEIALSTVLTSLTLVFMIVVVTLPFFTKYLGFDIPVPVLIALLVCLIPTTIGGLLSAIGIAGMDRVTRFNVIAMSGKAVEAAGDINTIILDKTGTITFGNRMASEFVPVGFETKKTVGEWAAISSLKDDTPEGKSVLELMRKERLPFNESLGEEGEFIEFKAETRMSGIDLKDGREVRKGAVDAIKKWVLASGGEVPHDLEEKGNRIASEGGTPLAVAVDQHIYGLIYLKDTVKPGMKERFDQLRKMGIKTIMCTGDNPLTAKTIANEAGVDDFIAESKPEDKIAVIKREQAEGKLVAMTGDGTNDAPALAQADVGLAMNSGTTAAKEAANMVDLDSDPTKIIEVVSIGKQLLMTRGALTTFSIANDIAKYFAIIPAMFMLAIPEMEVLNVMKLGSPMSAILSALIFNAVIIPLLIPLAMRGVAYKPMSSNALLKRNLLIYGFGGVIVPFIGIKLIDLIVHLFV from the coding sequence ATGAAAAAGAATCGTGAGGAAGTACAAATGAATAAAACAATGATGAATAAAGAAATCGTAAATCAGGCGATAAAGGAATCTTTTATTAAACTAGATCCAAGGATAATGATTAAAAATCCGATCATGTTTGTTGTTGAAATCGGTTTTGTGATTACATTATTACTAACCTTTTTGGGAGACCAAACTCAAGTTGCCTTCAATATTGCTGTAACCATGATTCTGTTTATAACCCTCCTGTTTGCAAATTTCGCTGAAGCAATAGCGGAAGGAAGAGGGAAAGCTCAGGCAGACTCATTAAAGAAAACGAAAAAAGAAGTTTATGCTAACCTTGTGCTGGAAAATGGGAAAAACAAAAGAGTTTCATCAGCTGATCTTCGTAAAGGAGATATTGTTGTTGTAAAACAAGGTGAAATGATTCCTGGAGATGGTGAAGTCATACAAGGTCTTGCCTCCGTTGATGAATCTGCCATTACAGGGGAATCTGCCCCAGTAATAAAAGAAGCTGGCGGTGATTTTAACTCGGTAACAGGGGGAACACGAGTAGTAAGTGATGAAATTAAAGTGCGAATTACAGCAGATCCAGGAGAATCATTCCTTGATCGCATGATCTCCCTCGTAGAAGGAGCGAAGCGTCAAAAAACACCGAATGAAATTGCGTTAAGCACGGTTTTAACGAGTTTGACACTTGTGTTCATGATTGTAGTCGTAACACTTCCATTCTTTACAAAGTATCTAGGTTTTGACATACCAGTACCGGTCTTAATTGCATTACTCGTTTGTTTGATTCCGACAACAATCGGTGGACTGTTATCGGCAATTGGTATCGCTGGTATGGACCGAGTTACGAGATTTAATGTAATAGCTATGTCTGGTAAAGCAGTTGAAGCTGCAGGTGACATCAATACGATTATTCTTGATAAAACGGGGACGATCACATTCGGTAACCGTATGGCGAGTGAGTTTGTACCTGTAGGATTTGAAACAAAGAAAACCGTCGGGGAATGGGCGGCCATCAGTTCATTAAAAGATGATACACCAGAAGGTAAATCGGTACTGGAACTAATGAGAAAAGAGCGCTTACCATTTAATGAATCTCTTGGTGAAGAGGGAGAATTTATTGAGTTTAAAGCAGAAACGAGAATGAGTGGAATCGACTTAAAAGATGGAAGAGAAGTACGAAAAGGGGCTGTAGATGCGATTAAAAAATGGGTATTGGCTTCTGGCGGTGAAGTGCCACATGACCTTGAAGAAAAAGGGAATCGAATTGCATCTGAAGGTGGAACACCGCTGGCGGTAGCTGTGGATCAGCATATATACGGACTAATTTATTTAAAAGATACCGTTAAGCCTGGAATGAAAGAACGTTTTGATCAATTACGGAAAATGGGAATCAAAACGATCATGTGTACAGGTGACAACCCGTTAACGGCTAAAACGATAGCAAATGAAGCCGGCGTGGATGACTTTATCGCCGAAAGTAAACCGGAAGATAAAATTGCTGTAATTAAGCGTGAACAAGCAGAAGGAAAATTAGTCGCGATGACTGGTGATGGAACGAATGATGCACCAGCACTTGCACAAGCGGATGTAGGTCTTGCCATGAACAGTGGAACGACTGCAGCGAAAGAAGCGGCCAACATGGTAGACTTGGATTCCGATCCGACGAAAATTATTGAAGTGGTTTCCATTGGTAAACAATTGCTGATGACTCGTGGTGCGTTAACTACATTCAGTATCGCAAACGATATCGCAAAGTATTTTGCCATCATCCCAGCCATGTTCATGCTGGCGATTCCTGAGATGGAAGTACTCAATGTCATGAAGCTTGGCTCACCGATGTCAGCCATACTGTCTGCGTTAATCTTTAATGCGGTAATTATTCCTTTGCTCATTCCTCTGGCTATGAGAGGAGTAGCTTACAAACCGATGAGTTCAAATGCTTTATTAAAACGTAACCTTTTGATCTATGGTTTCGGTGGTGTAATCGTACCTTTTATCGGAATAAAATTAATTGATCTGATTGTTCACTTGTTCGTGTAA